One window of Candidatus Mycobacterium wuenschmannii genomic DNA carries:
- a CDS encoding glycosyltransferase family 4 protein has product MLWLSPRMRPLARVHAEALRRRGVEVMLVTSDQHPESDAPRDYEFVVEPRFRTASSWPVTVAAWNEVRDYRPDVVIAESVRDPRWMALGAKAPRIQLVHDHRGHDAIQHRPLLKRAVFDRWGARSAATITYSSYVAAAVATRRDVLGTPVHVLPLASDLDPTLVPPLADPEARRDFVMVGRLSPYKNIDVVLEAWQRHVDGGSWRGDELVLIGDGPLVLQSLPEYVRWRPGRYRYAEVLTTLAAAKGSVAHYRRASQSGVQVLSMQLGVMPIVSTVGGLPEYQPPGCPPLGVDDVAGLTAAFDELADPFTATLRGASAARHYADKFTVDLVADGLMNVINEVLSNRLN; this is encoded by the coding sequence GTGCTGTGGCTTTCACCTCGGATGCGGCCGCTGGCGCGGGTGCATGCCGAGGCGCTGCGACGCCGGGGCGTCGAGGTGATGCTGGTGACGTCTGACCAACATCCGGAATCGGACGCCCCGCGCGACTACGAATTCGTGGTCGAGCCACGCTTCCGCACCGCCTCGAGTTGGCCGGTCACCGTCGCCGCCTGGAACGAGGTGCGCGACTACCGGCCGGACGTGGTGATCGCCGAGTCGGTCCGCGATCCGCGTTGGATGGCGTTGGGCGCCAAAGCTCCACGCATCCAGCTCGTTCACGACCATCGCGGTCACGATGCGATCCAGCACCGTCCGCTGCTCAAGCGCGCGGTGTTCGACCGATGGGGTGCGCGCTCGGCGGCCACCATCACCTACAGCAGCTACGTGGCCGCGGCCGTGGCCACCCGTCGCGACGTGCTCGGCACCCCGGTGCACGTGCTGCCGCTCGCCAGTGATCTCGACCCGACTTTGGTTCCGCCGCTGGCGGATCCGGAAGCGCGGCGCGACTTCGTCATGGTCGGCCGGCTGAGCCCGTACAAGAACATCGACGTCGTCCTGGAGGCGTGGCAACGGCACGTCGACGGCGGCAGCTGGCGCGGCGACGAGCTGGTGCTGATCGGCGACGGCCCGCTGGTCCTCCAGTCGCTGCCCGAGTACGTGCGGTGGCGGCCGGGCCGATACCGCTACGCCGAGGTGCTGACCACCCTGGCGGCGGCCAAAGGCTCGGTGGCGCATTACCGGCGTGCGTCGCAGAGCGGTGTGCAGGTGCTGTCGATGCAATTGGGCGTGATGCCCATCGTGTCCACCGTCGGCGGTCTGCCGGAATACCAGCCGCCGGGCTGCCCGCCGCTGGGCGTGGACGACGTCGCCGGCCTGACCGCCGCTTTCGACGAGCTGGCCGACCCGTTCACCGCGACGCTGCGGGGCGCCTCGGCCGCCCGGCACTACGCCGACAAGTTCACCGTCGACCTTGTCGCCGATGGCCTGATGAACGTCATCAACGAAGTCCTCTCCAACCGACTCAACTGA
- a CDS encoding FkbM family methyltransferase, translated as MPVAVSAKRSLAPLVKAVAPRPFYRRKYRILRELAASNAEIQLVQSLCDPNRVSLDIGADVGEFSIAMAASSRSVVAFEPRPAQARALVAMFDAAAAPVRVEAIALSDTPGTAAMRVLELDPGRSTIDTGNSLTDADGSPVQTIDVPVKRLDDLDLGDVGLVKIDVEGHELAVLRGAAGTLRRCRPTLVVEAEERHHAGAVAAITEFLSGLGYAGHFTVAGNRLPIIEFDAALHQDPANIASWKDGWATRGTYVNNFVFAAS; from the coding sequence ATGCCCGTCGCCGTCTCGGCCAAACGTTCGCTCGCGCCATTGGTCAAAGCCGTTGCGCCCCGGCCGTTCTACCGCCGCAAGTACCGCATCCTGCGCGAGCTTGCCGCCTCAAACGCCGAGATCCAACTCGTGCAGTCGCTGTGCGATCCGAACCGCGTCTCGCTCGACATCGGGGCCGACGTCGGCGAATTCAGCATCGCGATGGCGGCGTCGTCGCGCTCGGTGGTCGCGTTCGAGCCGCGGCCGGCTCAGGCCCGTGCCCTCGTTGCCATGTTCGACGCGGCGGCCGCGCCGGTGCGCGTCGAGGCGATCGCGCTGTCCGACACACCGGGTACCGCGGCGATGCGGGTGCTGGAACTGGACCCGGGCCGCAGCACCATCGACACCGGCAACTCCCTGACCGATGCCGACGGCAGCCCGGTGCAGACCATCGACGTGCCGGTCAAGCGGCTCGACGACCTCGATCTGGGCGACGTCGGGCTGGTCAAGATCGACGTCGAGGGCCACGAACTCGCCGTGCTGCGCGGGGCCGCCGGTACGCTGCGTCGCTGCCGGCCGACGCTGGTCGTCGAGGCCGAAGAGCGTCACCACGCCGGTGCCGTTGCGGCCATCACCGAGTTCCTGTCCGGGCTCGGCTACGCCGGCCACTTCACGGTGGCCGGAAACCGCTTGCCGATAATCGAATTCGACGCCGCCCTGCATCAGGATCCGGCCAACATCGCCAGCTGGAAAGACGGCTGGGCGACGCGCGGAACCTACGTGAACAACTTCGTGTTCGCGGCGTCCTGA
- a CDS encoding glycosyltransferase family 4 protein — translation MTLRVLVVGPAPAGAASRGGMATVIALMATQPDRRFAVTTVPTYVEGTRWYRFATSLSGMLRSAWLVSTGKVDVLHVHLAHGGSVIRKALPLAAARCAGVPSVIHGHSYDFGGWFDRLPAAGRAVVRRLLVADRWLVLGDRHVSEYTARLKLSEDRIGVLHNAVQIPAHPVTHEGVASVHAVALGRLGVRKGSYDLITAVDQLDGDVRSRLRVTLAGDGEVDEVRAAVAAAGLGETIHVAGWLDAPARDELLSSAHLFVLPSYDEGLPMALLEAMARGLVPVTTLVGSIGEAVGDGVNGVVVQPGSPGEIAEALSALVRNQPQRAALAAAARRRANDFGIDRWYERLALLWTELASPAPQDAANTKLFT, via the coding sequence ATGACTCTGCGGGTGCTCGTCGTGGGACCGGCCCCGGCCGGCGCCGCCAGCCGAGGCGGCATGGCGACGGTGATCGCACTGATGGCCACGCAACCCGATCGCCGGTTCGCCGTCACCACCGTGCCGACCTACGTCGAAGGCACACGGTGGTACCGGTTCGCGACCAGCCTCTCCGGCATGCTGCGCTCGGCGTGGCTGGTGTCGACCGGCAAGGTCGACGTCCTGCACGTCCATCTGGCGCACGGCGGCAGCGTGATCCGCAAGGCGTTGCCGCTGGCCGCCGCCCGGTGCGCGGGCGTGCCGTCGGTGATCCACGGCCACAGCTACGACTTCGGCGGTTGGTTCGACCGCCTTCCCGCGGCCGGTCGGGCGGTGGTTCGACGCCTGCTGGTCGCGGACCGCTGGTTGGTGCTGGGCGACCGGCACGTCTCGGAGTACACCGCCCGGTTGAAGCTTTCCGAGGATCGAATCGGCGTACTGCACAACGCGGTTCAGATTCCCGCTCACCCGGTCACCCACGAGGGCGTGGCGTCGGTGCATGCCGTCGCGCTGGGCCGACTCGGTGTCCGCAAGGGCAGCTACGACCTGATCACCGCGGTCGACCAACTGGACGGCGACGTCCGGAGCCGGTTGCGGGTGACCCTCGCCGGGGACGGCGAGGTGGACGAGGTGCGCGCGGCGGTCGCCGCCGCGGGCCTCGGCGAGACGATTCATGTCGCCGGTTGGCTGGATGCGCCGGCCCGTGACGAATTGCTGAGCAGCGCTCATCTTTTCGTGCTGCCCAGCTACGACGAGGGCTTGCCGATGGCGTTGCTGGAGGCGATGGCGCGGGGCCTGGTCCCGGTGACCACTCTGGTCGGCAGCATCGGCGAGGCCGTCGGCGACGGCGTGAACGGTGTTGTGGTGCAACCCGGTTCGCCCGGTGAGATCGCCGAAGCGCTGTCCGCTCTGGTCCGGAACCAGCCGCAGCGGGCCGCGCTGGCCGCGGCGGCGCGGCGTAGGGCCAACGACTTCGGGATCGATCGCTGGTACGAGCGGCTCGCCCTGCTGTGGACCGAACTGGCCAGCCCAGCGCCTCAGGACGCCGCGAACACGAAGTTGTTCACGTAG
- a CDS encoding FkbM family methyltransferase, translating to MTNHRALRDDAANWAARYATVRNIGRYLGRPAMAATTEALWRRRQARDLALAFADRCAPRGATVVDVGASWGLFTYHLAHRVGTSGRVYSFEPHPMNAPMLSRLAAARPHVHFSPSAVSDAPGHAQLQVPRQQSRLVTAQASLSHGFDGQGVDVETIDVATVRLDDAIDVDVDFVKIDVEGHELSVLRGGASLFRRSGPSILIEIEQRHLSAPIGGVFAELEALDYQVFYVTPTALRPIAEFDVERDQMSMVRSGEFHPFAMPDGYVHDFCAVRRPESLAGLPVAWS from the coding sequence GTGACAAACCACCGTGCGCTGCGCGATGACGCAGCCAACTGGGCTGCGAGATATGCAACGGTGCGCAACATCGGCCGGTACCTCGGCCGCCCGGCGATGGCCGCCACCACCGAGGCGCTCTGGCGCCGGCGGCAGGCCCGGGACCTAGCCCTGGCGTTCGCGGACCGCTGCGCTCCCCGCGGCGCGACGGTCGTCGATGTCGGCGCGAGCTGGGGACTGTTCACGTATCACCTCGCCCACCGGGTGGGGACGTCCGGCCGGGTCTACAGCTTTGAACCGCATCCGATGAATGCCCCGATGCTGAGCAGGCTGGCGGCCGCGCGACCGCACGTCCACTTCAGCCCGTCGGCGGTGTCCGACGCCCCCGGCCACGCCCAACTGCAAGTACCCCGCCAGCAGTCCCGGCTGGTGACCGCCCAGGCCAGTCTGTCGCACGGATTCGACGGCCAGGGGGTGGACGTCGAGACCATCGACGTCGCGACCGTGCGACTCGACGACGCGATCGATGTCGACGTCGACTTCGTCAAGATCGACGTCGAGGGCCACGAGCTGTCGGTATTGCGCGGTGGCGCATCGCTTTTCCGGCGTAGCGGGCCGTCGATCCTGATCGAGATCGAGCAACGCCATCTCAGCGCGCCGATCGGCGGCGTGTTCGCCGAACTCGAGGCGCTGGACTACCAGGTGTTCTACGTGACCCCGACGGCGTTGCGGCCCATCGCCGAGTTCGACGTGGAGCGCGACCAGATGTCCATGGTCCGCTCGGGAGAGTTTCACCCGTTCGCCATGCCGGACGGATACGTCCACGACTTCTGCGCGGTGCGCAGACCGGAGTCGCTGGCCGGCCTGCCGGTTGCCTGGTCATGA
- a CDS encoding transferase, giving the protein MSVCRGCGSTDLTRVLDVGKVPAADHFPLATEPVRSEESSHALAMDLCGGCGLAQLSDDDTVTDEPRGIEPEALRDQAALAVRRVADAGWLRGGTVREFGSPHGGTWLPLLAQRGFAEVSGGNIADVVLDSFGIMHDADQREAFQLRAKATAPGGVLLLQFHSLHTIVAKGQWNALRHGHFAYYSMHALTRLLRAAGMRIATAWEFDLYGGTVLVAAVHGSVEPDRSVTEILRRESDFGIAETAVVGRLQRVAESHAARLRYWLEAQARNGRRVYGYGASSRVPALFSIAGVDRRLVLGIADASPGKQGRRISGTDVAIISPEQLVDADPDCVFLTIPELYEEVTRRYSQLSGRWSLEPIAAL; this is encoded by the coding sequence ATGAGTGTGTGTCGCGGTTGCGGCAGCACCGACCTGACTCGAGTTCTCGATGTCGGGAAAGTGCCTGCCGCGGACCACTTTCCGTTAGCCACCGAGCCAGTGCGCTCGGAGGAGTCCTCGCATGCGTTGGCGATGGATCTGTGCGGCGGCTGCGGCCTCGCGCAACTCAGCGACGACGACACCGTGACCGACGAACCGCGCGGCATCGAGCCGGAGGCGTTGCGGGACCAGGCCGCCCTGGCCGTCAGGCGGGTCGCCGACGCCGGCTGGCTGCGCGGGGGCACGGTGCGCGAATTCGGCAGCCCGCACGGCGGCACCTGGCTGCCGCTGCTGGCGCAGCGCGGTTTCGCCGAAGTCAGCGGCGGCAACATCGCCGATGTGGTGCTCGATTCGTTCGGCATCATGCACGATGCGGACCAGCGGGAGGCGTTCCAGCTGCGGGCCAAGGCCACCGCGCCCGGTGGTGTATTGCTGCTGCAGTTCCACTCGTTGCACACGATCGTGGCCAAGGGGCAGTGGAATGCTTTGCGGCACGGGCACTTCGCGTACTACTCGATGCACGCGCTGACCAGACTGCTGCGTGCGGCCGGCATGCGCATCGCCACGGCCTGGGAGTTCGATCTCTACGGTGGCACCGTGCTGGTCGCCGCGGTGCACGGCTCGGTCGAACCAGATCGGAGCGTCACCGAAATCCTGCGCCGCGAAAGCGACTTCGGCATCGCCGAGACCGCCGTGGTGGGCCGCCTGCAGCGGGTCGCAGAAAGCCATGCGGCCCGGCTGCGCTACTGGCTGGAGGCTCAGGCACGCAACGGACGCCGGGTCTACGGGTACGGCGCATCGTCGCGCGTGCCGGCCCTGTTCAGCATCGCCGGCGTCGACCGGCGTCTCGTCCTCGGCATCGCCGACGCCTCGCCGGGCAAGCAGGGCCGGCGCATCTCGGGAACCGACGTGGCCATCATCTCGCCGGAACAACTCGTCGACGCGGATCCCGACTGCGTCTTCCTGACCATTCCGGAACTGTACGAGGAGGTAACACGACGGTACTCACAGCTCAGCGGACGTTGGTCCCTCGAACCCATCGCAGCGTTGTGA
- a CDS encoding class I SAM-dependent methyltransferase: MTITREGLLPNFAEHDEDSKNHLIESPIVPTDYVQRYLKHQLRERGINPAALRVLDVGCGRGDTVAWLCDAGFDAYGTDVSADYIDRGREYLTRVGADPARLRPMNPDFSYPFDDGAFDVVLSDQVLEHVADLGAFAAEVARVSAPGAGGLHIWDAKWRPIESHLRAPVVHWLPKGPLRRAAVSAALRLGLAAPYFTEFSVRERAEIFGRFSEDETFYRSVRSSVATIERHGLRCEAKASSQQKIGDRLPGAPAAALPLLGWLYRHMFSVYLQTVKS, encoded by the coding sequence ATGACGATCACGCGCGAGGGTCTGCTACCCAACTTCGCGGAGCACGACGAGGACAGCAAGAACCACCTCATCGAATCGCCGATCGTTCCCACCGACTACGTCCAGCGCTACCTGAAACATCAACTGCGCGAGCGCGGTATCAATCCTGCGGCACTGCGGGTCCTGGACGTCGGCTGCGGACGCGGCGACACCGTCGCCTGGCTGTGCGACGCGGGCTTCGACGCGTACGGCACCGACGTCTCGGCCGACTACATCGACCGCGGCCGTGAGTACCTCACCCGCGTCGGCGCCGACCCCGCGCGGCTGCGGCCGATGAACCCCGATTTCAGCTATCCGTTCGACGACGGCGCGTTCGACGTGGTGCTATCCGACCAGGTTCTCGAACACGTCGCCGATCTCGGTGCGTTCGCGGCCGAGGTGGCCCGGGTGTCGGCGCCCGGCGCCGGTGGTCTGCACATCTGGGATGCCAAGTGGCGTCCCATCGAAAGTCACCTGCGCGCGCCGGTGGTGCACTGGCTGCCCAAGGGGCCGTTGCGCCGTGCCGCGGTCTCCGCGGCGTTGCGTCTCGGCCTGGCGGCACCATATTTCACCGAGTTCTCCGTGCGCGAGCGCGCCGAGATCTTCGGACGGTTCAGTGAGGACGAGACCTTCTACCGGTCCGTTCGCTCCAGCGTCGCGACCATCGAGCGGCACGGATTGCGCTGTGAGGCAAAGGCTTCCTCGCAGCAGAAGATCGGCGATCGTCTGCCGGGTGCCCCGGCGGCTGCCCTGCCGCTGCTCGGCTGGCTCTACCGGCACATGTTCAGCGTCTACCTGCAGACGGTCAAATCCTAA
- a CDS encoding glycosyltransferase family 4 protein, whose translation MLWLSPGMRQLARVRAEALRERGIDVLLVTSDQYFPKSDTRDYELVLDPQFRKAATWSPHLAAWRRARRYRPDVVITELVTDPRWIALAGKAPRVQLVHDDRPHDPDEQQPAYKLAVFDRWGAGSAATVAFSDYVATQIADRRDVAGTDVRTVPLCSDLDAHEVPPLVRADGRRDFVMLGRLNPYKNVDVVLQAWERHVAGKHWRGDDLVFIGDGPAMNRDLPRHARWMSGKYRYSDIVGTLAAAKASLAPHRRASQSGVQLLSMQLGVMPIVSTSGALPEFQPPGCPPVDVDDVAGLATAFDTLASARTAARYGAAAARHYDENFTIHHSTEGLLNVLTDVMTSTVATSAPEPVRAQV comes from the coding sequence GTGCTGTGGTTGTCGCCCGGAATGCGCCAGTTGGCGCGGGTGCGGGCGGAGGCGTTGCGCGAACGGGGAATTGACGTCCTGCTCGTGACCTCCGACCAGTACTTCCCGAAGTCGGATACCCGTGACTACGAGCTGGTGCTCGATCCGCAGTTCCGCAAGGCCGCGACGTGGTCGCCGCATCTCGCGGCGTGGCGCCGCGCCCGGCGGTATCGACCCGACGTCGTCATTACCGAGCTGGTCACCGATCCGCGCTGGATCGCGTTGGCCGGCAAAGCTCCTCGCGTTCAGCTGGTGCACGACGACCGCCCACACGACCCGGACGAACAGCAGCCCGCCTACAAGCTGGCGGTGTTCGACCGCTGGGGCGCCGGGTCGGCGGCAACCGTGGCCTTCAGCGACTACGTCGCCACCCAGATCGCCGACCGGCGCGACGTCGCCGGCACCGACGTGCGGACGGTGCCGCTGTGCAGCGACCTCGACGCACACGAGGTGCCGCCGCTTGTTCGTGCCGACGGGCGGCGCGACTTCGTGATGCTCGGCCGGCTCAACCCCTACAAGAACGTCGACGTGGTGCTGCAGGCCTGGGAGCGACACGTCGCCGGGAAGCATTGGCGCGGCGATGATCTGGTGTTCATCGGCGACGGACCGGCGATGAACCGCGACCTGCCCCGGCACGCCCGCTGGATGTCCGGCAAGTATCGCTACAGCGACATCGTCGGGACGCTGGCCGCGGCGAAGGCGTCGCTGGCGCCGCACCGGCGCGCCTCGCAGAGCGGCGTGCAACTGCTGTCCATGCAATTGGGCGTGATGCCGATCGTGTCCACCTCCGGCGCACTGCCGGAGTTCCAGCCGCCGGGCTGCCCGCCCGTCGACGTCGACGACGTCGCGGGGCTGGCAACGGCTTTCGACACGCTGGCGAGCGCCCGGACCGCGGCGCGCTACGGCGCGGCCGCAGCGCGGCACTACGACGAGAACTTCACCATCCATCACAGCACCGAAGGACTGCTGAACGTGCTGACCGATGTCATGACGTCGACGGTTGCGACGTCGGCGCCGGAACCCGTTCGCGCCCAGGTTTAA
- a CDS encoding class I SAM-dependent methyltransferase: protein MKCRLCDSERLVSILDLGATPPCEKFLNPDELDLPEPTFPLHLRLCEDCLLLQIPALITPQETFTEYAYFSSFSDSWVDHAKTFVKQSVKRLGLSSDSLVVEVASNDGYLLQHVVAAGIPCLGIEPSVNVGATARGRGVPTVTEFLDETLARKVREEYGPASLVVANNVYAHIPDLRGFTRSLRTLLADDGWLSIEVHHALPLVRNAQFDTIYHEHFQYYTLLSATRALATAGLTVVDVELLPTHGGSLRIWAQPTRIAAPPSERVVEVLRTEKAAGLHRAQGYQQLRHRTETLRQNLLRFLLQARAEGKRVVGYGAPGKANTLLNYCGIRSDLLEYIVDRNPYKHGRYTPGTRIPIRDPKSIARDRPDVVLGLPWNLETELRQQLSYIQEWGGELVFPPSLQSSSLLVTNGAGALLA from the coding sequence ATGAAGTGCCGTTTGTGTGACTCGGAGCGACTGGTCAGCATCTTGGACCTCGGCGCCACGCCGCCGTGCGAGAAGTTTCTCAACCCCGACGAGCTCGACCTGCCCGAGCCGACCTTCCCGCTGCACCTGCGGCTGTGCGAAGACTGCCTGCTGCTGCAGATCCCCGCGCTCATCACACCGCAGGAGACCTTCACCGAATACGCCTATTTCTCCTCGTTTTCGGACAGCTGGGTGGACCACGCGAAGACCTTCGTCAAGCAATCGGTCAAGCGGCTCGGGCTGTCGTCCGACTCGCTGGTGGTCGAGGTCGCCAGCAACGACGGCTACCTGCTGCAGCACGTGGTCGCCGCGGGCATCCCCTGCCTGGGCATCGAACCGTCGGTGAACGTGGGCGCCACCGCCCGGGGACGCGGCGTCCCCACCGTCACCGAGTTTTTGGACGAGACGCTGGCGCGCAAGGTCCGCGAGGAGTACGGCCCCGCGTCGCTCGTTGTCGCCAACAACGTCTACGCGCACATCCCGGACCTGCGCGGGTTCACCCGCTCGCTCCGCACACTGCTGGCCGACGACGGCTGGCTGAGCATCGAGGTGCACCACGCGCTTCCGCTGGTGCGCAACGCGCAGTTCGACACGATCTATCACGAGCACTTCCAGTACTACACGCTGCTGTCCGCGACGCGTGCGCTCGCGACCGCCGGCCTGACGGTCGTCGACGTCGAACTCTTGCCGACTCACGGTGGCTCCCTGCGGATCTGGGCTCAGCCGACCCGGATCGCCGCACCACCCAGCGAACGGGTGGTGGAGGTGCTGCGCACCGAGAAGGCGGCCGGACTGCACCGCGCGCAGGGATACCAACAGTTGCGTCACCGCACCGAGACGCTGCGGCAGAACCTGCTGCGGTTCCTCTTGCAGGCCCGGGCCGAGGGCAAGCGCGTGGTGGGGTACGGCGCACCGGGTAAGGCCAACACCCTGCTCAACTACTGCGGCATCCGCAGCGATCTGCTGGAGTACATCGTCGACCGCAACCCCTACAAGCACGGTCGCTACACGCCGGGCACCCGCATCCCGATTCGCGATCCGAAGTCCATCGCCAGGGACCGCCCGGACGTGGTGCTCGGCCTGCCGTGGAACCTGGAAACCGAACTGCGCCAACAACTCAGCTATATCCAGGAATGGGGCGGCGAACTGGTGTTCCCGCCGAGCCTGCAGAGCTCGAGCCTGCTGGTGACGAATGGGGCGGGGGCTCTGCTGGCATGA
- a CDS encoding cephalosporin hydroxylase family protein — translation MGDLEEFAEERRRNIARLGGDEVLANDAVSMTETLIRQRYVFNFDWLGLPIIQFPPDIIALQEICWKLKPAVVIETGIARGGSLALYASMMQLLGSDGFVIGVDVDIRRHNREAIEAHPLANRIKLVEGSSTDPDTVATVKSMVGNRGPVLVVLDSLHTKDHALAELEIYSPLVTPGSFVIVQDTAIEVLSEDVYPDRPWHHGNSPANAVDEFLARPDCRFVVDEDYASKLVFTSTPGGFLRCVA, via the coding sequence GTGGGAGATCTCGAAGAGTTCGCCGAGGAACGTCGCCGCAACATCGCGAGGTTGGGCGGCGACGAGGTGCTCGCCAACGACGCCGTATCCATGACCGAGACGCTGATCCGGCAGCGCTACGTCTTCAACTTCGACTGGCTCGGGTTGCCGATCATCCAGTTCCCGCCGGATATCATTGCGCTGCAGGAGATCTGCTGGAAGCTCAAGCCGGCCGTCGTGATCGAGACGGGTATCGCGCGCGGCGGCTCGCTCGCCCTGTACGCCTCGATGATGCAGCTGCTCGGATCGGACGGCTTCGTGATCGGCGTCGACGTCGACATCCGCAGGCACAACCGCGAGGCCATCGAGGCCCACCCGCTGGCCAATCGCATCAAGCTGGTCGAGGGGTCGTCGACCGACCCCGACACCGTCGCCACGGTGAAGTCGATGGTCGGAAATCGTGGGCCGGTGCTGGTGGTGCTGGACTCACTACACACCAAGGACCACGCGCTCGCGGAGCTCGAGATCTACTCGCCCCTGGTCACACCGGGATCCTTTGTCATCGTGCAGGACACCGCGATCGAGGTGCTCTCCGAGGACGTCTACCCGGACCGGCCGTGGCATCACGGCAACTCGCCGGCCAATGCCGTCGACGAGTTCTTGGCCCGACCGGACTGTCGGTTCGTCGTCGACGAAGACTACGCGTCGAAGCTGGTGTTCACGTCCACGCCCGGCGGATTCCTGCGCTGCGTCGCGTGA
- a CDS encoding TIGR03621 family F420-dependent LLM class oxidoreductase — MARPFRFIAPMPRFDTPATWRDEIRRIEDIGFSTVAVAEHISGWQMEPVVALTAAAEATSSLRLLSLVMCNDFRHPVLMHKSMAMLDVLSSGRVEIGLGAGWLDDDFRRIGVPMDSPAERIDRLGESVRLLKELFAEGAADFHGKHYTVTELEGLPKPIQRPHPPLLIGGGGPRVLRLAARHADIVAIHPRMAAGALGPDVAADLSAEQVEKKIRLVEKEICAVGRAIDDVEIQFNVYLTDLDGHPSSRSSFNAHLRADPDLYAHSPAVLSGSVDRCCDLLVERRERFGISYIQLKSDIESAAPIVARLAGT, encoded by the coding sequence GTGGCACGGCCATTTCGGTTCATCGCGCCGATGCCGAGGTTCGACACACCGGCGACATGGCGCGACGAGATCCGGCGGATCGAGGACATCGGGTTCAGCACGGTCGCTGTCGCCGAACACATCAGCGGCTGGCAGATGGAGCCGGTCGTCGCGCTGACCGCCGCCGCGGAGGCGACGTCGTCGCTGCGGCTGCTGAGTCTGGTGATGTGCAACGACTTTCGACATCCGGTGCTGATGCACAAGTCGATGGCGATGCTCGACGTGCTGTCCAGCGGCCGGGTCGAGATCGGCCTCGGCGCCGGCTGGCTCGACGATGACTTTCGGCGCATCGGCGTGCCGATGGACTCCCCGGCAGAACGCATCGACCGACTCGGCGAGTCGGTGCGACTGCTCAAGGAACTGTTCGCCGAAGGGGCGGCGGACTTCCACGGAAAGCATTACACCGTAACGGAACTCGAAGGACTGCCCAAGCCGATTCAGCGCCCGCATCCGCCGCTGTTGATCGGCGGCGGCGGTCCCCGGGTGTTGCGGCTGGCGGCGCGGCACGCGGACATCGTCGCGATCCATCCCAGGATGGCCGCGGGCGCGCTCGGCCCCGACGTGGCCGCCGACCTCTCTGCGGAGCAGGTGGAGAAGAAGATTCGGCTCGTCGAGAAGGAGATCTGCGCGGTGGGACGCGCGATTGACGACGTCGAGATCCAATTCAACGTCTATCTCACCGATCTCGACGGTCACCCGTCGTCGCGGTCGTCGTTCAACGCGCACCTGCGCGCCGATCCGGATCTCTACGCGCATTCGCCCGCTGTTCTGTCGGGCAGCGTGGACCGCTGCTGCGACCTGCTGGTCGAACGGCGCGAACGGTTCGGTATCTCGTACATCCAACTGAAGTCCGACATCGAGTCAGCGGCGCCGATCGTGGCGCGACTCGCCGGAACCTGA
- a CDS encoding class I SAM-dependent methyltransferase, which translates to MSSTAGPSTADTRTLAQRVVGRLSDLTIANLLPSKSANLRQCARDDMWDVYFREAEGQFHEQWVGTIRPLIEDFDFETVLELSPGAGRNTEKLSELTSRLIAVDYNQQPLEQTKARLDALGTRCEITYHQNNGCDLRMVDDASVTAIYCWDSAVHFDKSVLSAYIREFARVLKPGGSGFLHHSDLGDRAHKSIKRNSHWRSNVSKELVAEQCRVNGLTVVRQQPVPWPPIVDCATIFRKDL; encoded by the coding sequence ATGAGCTCAACAGCTGGACCATCGACAGCCGACACCCGGACCCTCGCGCAGCGCGTCGTCGGCCGGCTGTCCGACCTGACCATCGCGAACCTGCTGCCGTCGAAGTCGGCCAACCTGCGCCAGTGCGCCCGAGATGACATGTGGGACGTCTACTTTCGCGAGGCCGAAGGGCAGTTTCACGAGCAGTGGGTCGGGACCATCCGGCCGCTGATCGAGGACTTCGATTTCGAGACCGTCCTGGAGCTGTCGCCGGGCGCCGGTCGTAACACCGAGAAGCTGAGCGAGCTCACCTCCAGGCTGATCGCGGTCGACTACAACCAGCAACCGTTGGAGCAGACCAAAGCCCGGCTCGACGCGCTCGGCACCCGGTGCGAGATCACCTACCACCAGAACAACGGATGCGATCTGCGGATGGTGGACGACGCGTCGGTGACCGCGATCTATTGCTGGGACTCGGCCGTGCATTTCGACAAGAGCGTGCTGTCGGCCTACATTCGCGAATTCGCCCGCGTGCTCAAGCCCGGCGGGTCCGGCTTTTTGCACCACTCGGATCTGGGCGATCGTGCGCACAAGAGCATCAAGCGCAACTCGCACTGGCGCAGCAACGTGAGCAAGGAACTCGTCGCCGAGCAGTGCCGGGTCAACGGCCTCACGGTGGTTCGTCAGCAGCCGGTGCCGTGGCCGCCGATCGTGGACTGCGCGACGATCTTCCGCAAAGACCTCTAG